A stretch of the Theropithecus gelada isolate Dixy chromosome 7a, Tgel_1.0, whole genome shotgun sequence genome encodes the following:
- the RPAP1 gene encoding LOW QUALITY PROTEIN: RNA polymerase II-associated protein 1 (The sequence of the model RefSeq protein was modified relative to this genomic sequence to represent the inferred CDS: inserted 1 base in 1 codon) has translation MLSRPKPGESEMDLLRFQSQFLAAGAAPAVQLVKKGNRGGSDANSDRPPLQDHRDVVMLDNLPDLPPALVHSPPKRARSSPGHPLPEDEDPEEKLRRHDQHITAVLTKIIERDTSSVTVNLPMPSGVAFPAVFHRSRDTQGKSATSGKRSIFAQEIAARRIAEARVPSAGEVVPNLGPPEGAVTCETPTPRDQGCQLPGSSHSFQGPNLVTGKGLRDQEAEQEAQTIHEENIARLQAMAPKEILQEQQRLLAQLDPSLVAFLRSHSRTQEQTGEKSSEEQRPGGPSANVTKEKPLMSAFASEPRKGDKLEPEAPALALPMTPQKEWLHMDTVELEKLHWTQDLPPLRRQQTQERMQARFSLQGELLAPDVDLPTHLGLHHHGEEAERAGYSLQELFHLTRSQVSQQRALALHVLAQVISRAQAGEFGDRLAGSVLSLLLDAGFLFLLRFSLDDRVDGVIATAIRALRALLVAPGDEELLDSTFSWYHGALTFPLMPSQEDKEDEDEDEECPAEKAKRKSPEESRPPPDLARHDVIKGLLATSLLPRLRYLLEVTYPGPAVVLDILAVLIRLARHSLESATRVLECPRLIETIVREFLPTSWSPVGAGPTPSLYKVPCATAMKLLRVLASAGRNIAARLLSSFDLRSRLCRFIAEAPQELALPPEEAETLSTEALRLWAVAASYGQGGDLYRELYPVLMRALQVVPQELSTHPPQPLSMQRIAALLTLLTQLTLAAGSTPAETISDSAEASLSATPSLVTWTQVSGLQPLVEPCLRQTLKLLSRPEMWRAVGPVPVACLLFLGAYYQAWSQQPSSCPEDWLQDMERLSEELLLPLLSQPTLGGLWDSLRHCSPLCNPLSCASAPEAPPSLVSLGCSGGCPSLSLAGSASPFPFLTALLSLLNTLAQIHKGLCGQLAAILAAPGLQNYFRQCVAPGAAPHLTPFSAWALRHEYHLQYLALALAQKAAALQLLPAPHAALHHGMALALLSRLLPGSEHLAHELLLSCVFRLELLPERTSGGPEAADFSDQLSLGSSKVPWCGQGTLLAQACQDLPSIRSCYLTHCLPARASLLASQALHRGELQRVPTLLLPVPTEPLLPTDWPFLPLIHLYHQASDTPSGLSPMDTVGTAMRVLQWVLVLESWRPQALWAVPPAARLARLMCVFLVDSELFRESPVQHLVAALLAQLCQPQILPNLNLDCPLPGLTSFPDLYANFLDHFEAVSFGDHLFGALVLLPLQRRFSVTLRLALFGEHVGALRALSLPLTQVLFQSSRTCXGTLHWAPGTVLSLEELWKTSASSSYLLGALRGLRESMKRA, from the exons ATGCTGTCGCGACCAAAGCCAGGGGAGTCCGAGATGGACCTGCTGCGCTTCCAGAGTCAGTTTCTCGCAGCTGGTGCAGCCCCGGCGGTGCAGTTGGTGAAGAAAGGAAATAGGGGCGGTAGTGATGCCAACTCAGACCGGCCTCCGCTCCAGGACCATCGGGATGTGGTGATGTTGGACA ATCTCCCAGATTTGCCCCCAGCTTTGGTCCATTCTCCCCCGAAGAGAGCCAGGTCCAGCCCTGGCCACCCCCTGCCTGAGGATGAGGACCCAGAAGAGAAGCTGAGGAGGCATGATCAGCACATCACTGCTGTCTTGACTAAGATTATT GAACGAGATACAAGTTCAGTGACTGTGAATCTGCCTATGCCCAGTGGCGTTGCTTTCCCCGCTGTGTTCCATCGCTCGCGGGACACACAG GGGAAATCAGCAACATCTGGTAAGAGAAGCATTTTTGCCCAGGAAATTGCAGCAAGGAGGATAGCTGAAGCCAGGGTCCCATCAGCTGGGGAAGTTGTGCCCAACCTGGGCCCACCAGAGG GTGCCGTGACCTGTGAGACACCCACTCCTAGGGACCAGGGCTGCCAGCTTCCTGGGAGCAGCCACAGCTTTCAGGGACCCAATCTGGTCACAGGGAAGGGGCTCAGGGATCAAGAAGCTGAGCAGGAAGCCCAGACTATCCATGAAGAGAACATAGCAAGACTGCAGGCCATGGCTCCTAAGGAGATCCTGCAGGAACAGCAGCGGTTGCTGGCCCAGCTTG ACCCCAGCTTGGTTGCTTTCTTGAGATCTCACAGCCGCACCCAAGAGCAAACAGGAGAGAAGTCCTCTGAGGAGCAGAGGCCAGGAGGACCCTCTGCTAATGTCACCAAGGAGAAACCCCTCATGTCAGCTTTTGCCAGTGAGCCCAGGAAGGGAGACAAGCTGGAGCCAGAAGCCCCAG CTCTGGCACTGCCCATGACCCCTCAGAAAGAATGGCTGCACATGGACACTGTCGAGCTGGAGAAGCTCCACTGGACCCAGGACTTGCCCCCTCTCCGGCGGCAGCAGACACAGGAG AGGATGCAGGCTCGATTCagtcttcagggagaactactgGCCCCTGACGTGGACCTGCCCACCCACCTGGGTCTGCACCACCATGGAGAGGAGGCAGAG AGAGCGGGGTACTCCCTACAGGAGCTGTTCCACCTGACCCGCAGCCAGGTGTCCCAGCAGAGAGCACTGGCACTGCATGTGTTGGCCCAGGTCATCAGTAGG gcccaggctggTGAGTTTGGGGACCGGCTAGCAGGCAGTGTCTTAAGCCTCCTTTTGGATGCTGGTTTCCTCTTCCTACTGCGCTTCTCCTTGGATGACAGAGTAGATGGGGTCATTGCAACCGCCATCCGTGCTCTTCGGGCTCTGCTGGTGGCTCCTGGAGATGAG GAGCTCCTCGACAGCACCTTCTCTTGGTACCACGGAGCTTTGACATTCCCTCTGATGCCCAGCCAGGAGGACAAGGAGGATGAGGACGAGGATGAAGAATGCCcagcagaaaaagcaaaaaggaaaagccCTGAAGAAAGCCGGCCTCCACCTGACCTGGCCCGACATGATGTCATCAAA GGGCTCCTGGCTACCAGCCTGCTGCCTCGGCTGCGCTACTTGCTAGAGGTGACCTACCCAGGACCTGCTGTGGTCCTTGACATCCTGGCCGTGCTCATCCGCCTGGCCCGGCATTCCCTGGAGTCAGCCACAAGG GTCCTGGAGTGCCCTCGGCTGATAGAGACCATAGTTCGAGAGTTCTTGCCCACCAGCTGGTCTCCTGTGGGGGCAGGGCCTACCCCTAGTCTATACAAAGTACCCTGTGCTACTGCCATGAAACTACTTCGTGTCCTGGCCTCAGCTGGGAGGAATATTGCTGCCCGGCTG TTGAGCAGCTTTGATCTCCGGAGCCGCCTGTGCCGCTTCATAGCTGAGGCTCCCCAAGAACTGGCCTTGCCCCCAGAGGAAGCTGAGACGCTGAGCACCGAGGCCCTCCGTCTGTGGGCTGTGGCTGCCTCCTATGGCCAGGGCGGTGACCTTTACAG GGAGCTCTACCCAGTGCTGATGCGGGCCTTGCAGGTGGTGCCACAGGAGCTCAgcacccacccgcctcagcccctgtCCATGCAGCGGATAGCCGCACTGCTCACTCTCCTCACCCAGCTGACTCTGGCAGCCGGCAGCACCCCCGCTGAAACCATCAG TGATTCTGCTGAGGCCAGCCTCTCGGCCACCCCTTCCTTAGTCACTTGGACACAGGTGTCTGGGCTCCAGCCTCTTGTCGAGCCGTGTCTAAGGCAGACCTTGAAGTTGCTGTCCAGACCTGAGATGTGGAGAGCCGTGGGCCCAGTGCCGGTTGCCTGCCTGTTGTTCCTGGGTGCCTACTACCAGGCCTGGAGCCAGCAA CCGAGCTCGTGCCCAGAGGATTGGCTCCAGGACATGGAGCGCCTGTCAGAGGAGCTGTTGCTGCCACTGCTGAGTCAGCCCACCCTGGGCGGCCTGTGGGATTCCCTTAG GCACTGCTCCCCTCTCTGCAACCCGCTGTCCTGTGCGTCAGCCCCTGAAGCTCCCCCCAGCCTCGTGTCACTGGGCTGCTCGGGAGGCTGCCCCAGTCTCAGTCTGGCTGGCTCAGCCTCACCCTTCCCCTTCCTCActgccctcctctctcttctcaaTACCCTCGCCCAGATCCACAAGGGGCTGTGTGGCCAG CTGGCTGCCATATTGGCTGCCCCGGGACTCCAGAATTACTTCCGCCAGTGTGTGGCTCCTGGGGCTGCCCCACACCTCACACCCTTCTCTGCGTGGGCCCTGCGCCACGAGTACCACCTGCAGTACCTGGCACTCGCTCTGGCCCAGAAAGCG GCAGCACTGCAGCTACTGCCAGCCCCCCATGCTGCCCTCCATCATGGTATGGCCTTGGCCCTGCTGAGCCGGCTGCTGCCTGGAAGTGAGCACCTCGCCCATGAGCTGCTGCTGAGCTGTGTATTCCGGCTGGAGCTCCTCCC GGAAAGAACATCAGGGGGTCCAGAGGCAGCTGACTTCTCTGACCAGCTGTCTTTAGGAAGCAGCAAGGTCCCTTGGTGTGGGCAAGGGACTCTGCTAGCTCAGGCCTGCCAGGACCTCCCCAGCATCCGCAGCTGCTACCTGACTCATTGCTTGCCAGCCCGAGCCAGTCTGCTGGCCTCCCAGGCTCTGCACCGAGGGGAGCTACAGCGAGTCCCAACCCTGCTACTGCCTGTGCCTACGGAGCCGCTGCTGCCCACCGACTGGCCCTTCCTGCCGCTGATTCACCTCTACCACCAGGCTTCAGACACGCCCTCGGGACTCTCTCCCATGGACACCGTAGGCACAGCCATGCGGGTCCTGCAGTGGGTGCTAGTTTTAGAGAGCTGGCGCCCCCAGGCCCTCTGGGCTGTGCCCCCTGCTGCCCGCCTGGCACGGCTCATGTGTGTGTTCCTGGTGGACAGTGAGCTGTTCCGAGAGTCCCCAGTACAGCATCTGGTGGCAGCCCTCCTAGCCCAGCTCTGTCAGCCTCAAATCTTGCCAAACCTCAACCTGGACTGCCCACTCCCTGGCCTGACGTCTTTCCCTGACCTCTATGCCAACTTCCTGGACCATTTTGAGGCTGTCTCTTTTGGGGACCACCTCTTTGGGGCCCTGGTCCTCCTGCCCCTGCAGCGTCGGTTCAGTGTCACCTTGCGCCTTGCTCTCTTTGGGGAACACGTGGGAGCCTTGCGAGCTCTGAGCCTGCCTCTGACCCAGGTACTTTTTCAGTCCAGCAGGACCT AAGGTACCCTGCACTGGGCCCCGGGGACAGTCCTGAGCCTTGAGGAGCTTTGGAagacctcagcttcctcatcttaCCTCTTGGGGGCTTTGAGGGGATTAAGAGAATCAATGAAAAGGGCTtaa